The genomic window tttccttccagtctgcccttatgccgcgattcaggaacaccaatcggcttaaggtcaggaataaagtcaatacaaaactcaatgacctcctcattttcatggcccttcgagatgcttccttctggcctagcacggttatgaacatatttcttcaagactcccatgaacctttcaaaggggaacatattgtgtagaaatacaggacccaaaatgttaatctcttcgcaaaggtgaactaggacgcgcgtcatgatgttgaagaaggatggtgggaacaccaactcgaaactgacaagacattgcaccaaatcattctgtaaccttggtatgatttctggatcgattaccttctgagagattgcattgaggaatgcacatagcttcacaatggctaatcgaacgttttccggtagaagccccctcaatgcaaccagaaggagttgcgtcataatcacgtggcagtcatgagactttaggttctggaactttttctctgccatatttattactccctttatattcgacgagaagccagacggtaccttcatgctgagcaggcattcgaagaagatttccttttcttatttggtaagagcgtagctggcctgaccctgatgtatgccgtcttttccgtgcatacgttgctggtcctcccgtgcctctggtgtatcttttgccTTCCCATACACGCctaaaaagccaagcagggtcacgcaaagattcttcgtcatgtgcatcacgtcgattgcggagcggacctctaggtctttccaatatggcaggtcccaaaatatagatttcttcttccacatgggtgcgcgtttgtcagcgtccttcggaacaggtcgtccgccaggaccctttccaaagattaccttcaaatcattgaccatatcacgtacatcagcaccagtacggtggcgaggcttcgtccggtgatccgcctcacctttgaaatgcttgcatttctttcttatgggatgcttgctcggaagaaatcgacgatgtcccaggtacacattcttcttacaactattcaaatatatactgtcagtatcatccaaacagtgcgtgcatccgcggtatcccttgtttgtctgtcctgaaaggttactgagagcaggccaatcattgatggtcacgaacaacaacgcctttaggtcaaattcttcccccatgtgctcatcccacgcacgtacacatgttccattccacagttttaagagttcttcaactaatggccttaggtacacatcaatgtcgttgccgggttgcttagggccttggatgagcactgacatcataatgaacttccgcttcatgcacaaccaaggaggaaggttatacaaacatagagtcacaggccacgtgctatggttgctgctctgctccccaaaagggttaatgccatctgcgcttagaccaaaccatacgttccttgggtcacctgcaaactccttctagtactttctctcgatttttctccactgcgaaccgtcagcgggtactctcaactttccgtctttcttacggtcttctgcatGCCACCGCAtcaccttcgcatgctctttgttttggaacaaacgtttcaaccgtggtattataggagcataccacatcaccttggcaggaatcttcttcctggggcactcaccctcgacatcaccagggtcatcgcgactgatcttataacgcaatgcaccgcataccgggcaagcgttcaaatcctcgtactcaccacggtagagcatgcagtcattagggcatgcatgtatcttttgcacctctaaccctagagggcatacaaccttctttgcttcatacgtactctcgggcaattcattgtcctttggaagcatattctttatcattaccagcaactttccaaatcccttggcagatacaccattctctgccttccattgcagtaattcaagtgtggtgcccaacttttttttgtcagcttcgcaattcgggtacaacaatttcttgtgatcctctaacatgcgtgcaacttcgtcctctccagatcacttgcgcagtttctctttgcatcggcaatggcccgacctagatcatcagcgggctcatctgatgcctcttcttcagcttcttcctgcattgccggctcagcttctttccccactgttgtatcatcgtattcagggaacccatggccaggatagccgtcgtcgtcctctgcttcttcattgtcttccatcataacccccatttctccgtgcttggtccaaacattatagtggggcatgaaaccggactcaaataggtggacgtgaatggttcttgacgtagagtaactgtgaccattcttacagccagcacatggacaaggcataaaaccatccgcccgcttgtttgcctcagcggcaagcagaaaagtatgcacgccattaatgaactcgggagagcatctgtcatcatacatccattgtcggctcatcttcattacacaacaccgaatagaccaaattaatacaagttcatacataaagttcatacataaagttcatatacaacacttaattaaatgcaacatacaaataactctctagctaaagaatttaaatgcaacaaaaaatgcgatgaagatcgcaactaaggtaacaattgatctaacagcataatgataccaagccacactatcaatggcatattttctaatctttctaatcttcaacctcattttctccatcttgatcttgtgatcatcgacgacatcggcaacatgcaactccaattccatcttctcctcctcaattcttttcagtttttctttcaaatactcgttttttctttcaactaaatttaacctctcgacaatagggtcggttggaattttcagttcacatacctcctacataaaaatatctatgtcaacttgatgggcataatttgtcataaatacgaaatgcaacaactagttttaaaagagaatataccacatccgaatcataacaaggacgagggccgacggggacggatatcaaaaccatggcactatgtataacaaacaacatacgggtaagataattatacgagtaactatatatccaaatcacacaaacatcaatttggtaatgtaaaacattcatgaacaagagcctcaccacaaagtggtgccggcgacgggacggtgcggacgatcgacggtggttacgacggagatttagaaggcactaagtaaaccacacctacatatgcaaactaagtgttatttttgacctcaaattgcatataaatcaaatactagcaaatataattcctcccaaattaatcactatacaaagcattgcaagagctaatctagcaatgagagttgaaaggacaaagttgctaacctgtgtgatcatttgaatggatgggggccttcaaatctagacaaattttgggcaaattttatgaggagctcgatgaagagaggggaagaacagaggatgtgaggggaaaggggaagaacagagtggctcggctggacgaagggtttatgtaggtcgacctttagtaccggttcgtgccacgaaccggtactaaaggtgctggaggggccccagactgacaacaccttgtcaccaccctctttagtaccggttcgtggcacgaaccggtgctaaagtttcgccacgaaccggtactaatgagaacggccggctagccgttggaaccagcactattggacacattagtgccggctcaaaatcaaaccggcactaatgtgtctcatattaggtcctttttctactagtgttgtttTCACCGACGAATCACCGTCATCCCGTTTCGCATGAAAATTGGCAAGCACTCTTGTTACACTAACAAGAACATCTACGAAAAAATTCAGATCttttaaattttatttactatttattttgaatttactgttcatttgggagcatatgctcccaaGAGCCAAAACGCCCTTATATATACAAACAATACTTGTCATCTGTTCGGGATCACGTCTTATTCTCCATTTGGCACCGATGTAAATCCAATAAAATTATGAAATATATGTGTTCATGGGATCCCCTGCATTCTTAGTCTGATTATCATACTTCGGTCAGTAGTGCTCAGTTAGTTAGGTGGCCAATGTTTTTCCTCGCAGTCTTGACACTTCTTATATTCAGTTTAGTGGGATCATATGATATCCACAATCACAACAGCCACAACTTCTTGTTAAGCTGGACACAGAAATTTGTTTTAGAGCAAACTGTTTCTACACCTTCGCATATGTTCATCAAAGTCTTATACAGTGTCTACTGTTTTTTTTTCTGCGGGTACAGTGTCTACTGGTTAAAAGCAAATCACTGCTCGAAGGAGCATGAGAGCAAAGCCATACTTGAGCAAATCTACTGACGGGTTTTAAAGCTCAACCCGACGTAGCACAACCCAAGTGGAGCACCTAATCATCATTTTACAGGGAAGAGTAGAATCACTAGCAGGTCTCTAGAATTGCATACTACTTAGATCACCCATGATGAATGAGAGTGGCAAGCTTCTGATGCTTTCAGAGAATAGCTCCGACGACATATTGCGTCGAGATTTCTTACTCTTCCGTGGTGTCATAAGTCGTCTCTCTTTCCGAAGCTTTTGAAAAGCACCGCTCTGTTACGTTGTCCCGATAGCACGCATCGGAAGCGTTTCCTTAGTGTACGCACAATTCTCAGCCATATAAGCAGATTTTTTCAGCTTCGGCCACCTTAACTTCAGCCCATCATAGCGCCATGTCATGGGATGAATCGGCAGACTCCCTTGTCCGGACCTCCACTAGCTGCAGAGTTTGACTGTGCATGCCACTGTCTGCGCCCAATACTTGAGCCGAGCTTTCACTTGGTCTGGATCATCACCTATCAAAGCCAACGGTAATTGATCAGCCATGAGATTTATCATGAAGAAGAAACTAATCACCGAGAAAACAGAATGTCATCATCAAATGAATAGCAAATCAAACAGATTTCCCTAACATGCTTTACTACATGTGAACAAGTCATACCAGGGCCGGAGATCTTCCAGTCCGGGATGGGCGGCGCCGCCACCGCGGCGGGCTCCAGCTGCCCGACCAGAGTCCTCTGCTCGTCGAGGAACCTCCGCGTCATGGAGTAGCAGAGCTCCAGACCAGGGAGCGTCCCGCAGAGGCCCGGGATCTCATGGTAGGAGAATCCGAATCCGAGGTCGAGGCAGCCCTTGAGCTCCTCCAGGTCCTCCTCCGTCAGGCTCCTGGTCCTCCCCACCGCGCCACCACCGGAGGCCGCCTCGAGCATGACGCAGCTGCCCGTCCGATGCCTCCGCGGCTGCCGGCCTTTGCTGATGCTGGTTGTAGCGGTGGCGCTGGACGCCGGCAGATGCGGCTGCGAGGAGAAGTAGGAGGTGGAGATGATGGCCGCCATTCTCTTGTTCTCTTGAGACCTTGTCTTGGTCTGTGGTTTGCTTGCTGCTCTGCGTTTTGGCTTGTGGTTCTGGAGCTGCGGTGCCTCAGGTTGGCTTGGGTTCTGCCTTATTTATAGACAGGCCAGAGAACTAGCTGTACTGGAAGAAACAAAGTTTACTTTTGGATTTGTTTGGTCCTCCTAGGTAGTAACTCATGGATGCCTACCTTTTCTCGCTAATTTTGCCAAGAAAACATTTTTGGAGGAGCTTTAGTACACTTATCGTAGATTAAGCTGTTTATACATGTCCTAATTATTAAATTTATGATCCACTCAACTCAAGACATTTCGGCTCCCATGTCATTATTAAATTCATGCTCCAACCAATTGCTTTAAAAGTCCAAACTGATAGAGAGCTGAACAATATATTTGAACACTGATGGCCTAGCAGTCTTTTCTTCTAAACTAAAAGAGGGCGCATGCTTAATAATTCGTTGATCCACATCATGGTCTGAATGAGTTTTTCCTCGGCAGTCCTGTGTGGCGGACAAGTATGAAATAAAGCATGGCCTTTGTCTTAGTGACGACTGATGAGTAAATGTCACTCTTGCCGCCGCTGCTGTCTTCTCCAGCTACAAGACAGGATCAAACGTAAATGATGGATAGGGGAGTGGAGTGGACCGAAAATTACGTGCACTACGACATACAGTATTCGTCATGGACGGGACGTGCGGAATGAACGACTCTCTCGTATCGTACGTGGCCTTAGATCTTGTGCAATGGGAGATGCTTAggagaggtgcttagagaaataaaccagaatTTTTTTAAGCACcgatgcttatttgtacagggtagacgcttaactaagcatttctcctatagaaataggcaccggtgcttcagaaaaacccggtttatttttctaagcacctccctaagcatctcccattgtacaaggccttattgCCCCGCATGCGCGCCTACCACATCATCATCACTCCCACTCCCACTCCCACTCCCAGACCAAGTTTTTACGTAGTACTGACATTGCACATTTTTACTTGCGCACTCGACGTAGTATAAATGATCGAATTCCATCATCTTCGTGAAATGACCGGTAACTAAATAAACAACAGGGCGATTCCTTGCGTTGTTCTCAGAACCCACAGGAGCGG from Triticum aestivum cultivar Chinese Spring chromosome 3B, IWGSC CS RefSeq v2.1, whole genome shotgun sequence includes these protein-coding regions:
- the LOC123071701 gene encoding uncharacterized protein; this encodes MAAIISTSYFSSQPHLPASSATATTSISKGRQPRRHRTGSCVMLEAASGGGAVGRTRSLTEEDLEELKGCLDLGFGFSYHEIPGLCGTLPGLELCYSMTRRFLDEQRTLVGQLEPAAVAAPPIPDWKISGPGDDPDQVKARLKYWAQTVACTVKLCS